From a single Solanum dulcamara chromosome 4, daSolDulc1.2, whole genome shotgun sequence genomic region:
- the LOC129884140 gene encoding uncharacterized protein LOC129884140, which translates to MVLTYVYAGWEVVAHDARVLTKIVSNPDNGFLFPPSTYPNTRGFLAPYRNVRYWLGDYHRRRAINKEKKINHGHAQLRNVIERAYGVLKARFFILDKMPPYSIDVQKDVVVACFAVHNFIRKERINDDPFNQYESPQLIFDEDEREYEEMLNETNGSDWIVADS; encoded by the exons ATGGTCTTAACTTATGTTTATGCTGGATGGGAAGTGGTAGCACATGATGCTCGAGTTCTAACGAAGATTGTATCTAATCCAGATAATGGATTTCTGTTTCCTCCTTCTA CATATCCAAACACTCGAGGATTTCTAGCACCATATCGTAATGTTCGATATTGGTTAGGAGATTATCATCGTAGGCGGGCTATTaataaggagaaaaaaattaaccaTGGTCATGCACAACTCAGAAATGTTATAGAACGTGCTTATGGAGTTCTGAAAGCAAGATTTTTTATATTAGACAAGATGCCTCCATATTCTATTGATGTTCAAAAAGATGTTGTTGTTGCATGTTTTGCAGTTCATAATTTTATTAGGAAGGAGCGTATAAATGATGACCCTTTTAATCAATACGAGTCACCTCAATTAATATTTGACGAGGATGAACGAGAATACGAAGAAATGTTGAATGAAACTAATGGATCTGATTGGATAGTTGCAGATTCATAG
- the LOC129887156 gene encoding nuclear transcription factor Y subunit C-9-like isoform X2: protein MDHHGNGQPPVSAGAIQSPQAAGLSASSAQMAQHQLAYQHIHQQQQQQLQQQLQTFWANQYQEIEHVTDFKNHSLPLARIKKIMKADEDVRMISAEAPVVFARACEMFILELTLRAWNHTEENKRRTLQKNDIAAAITRTDIFDFLVDIVPREDLKDEVLASIPRGTLPVGGPTEGLPFYYGMPPQSASPIGASGMYMGKPVDQALYAQQPRPYMAQPIWPQQQQPPSDS, encoded by the exons ATGGATCATCATGGAAATGGACAGCCTCCAG TTTCAGCTGGTGCAATTCAATCTCCTCAAGCAGCTGGTCTTTCTGCTTCGTCAGCCCAGATGGCGCAACATCAGCTCGCTTATCAGCACATTcatcagcagcagcagcagcaattGCAGCAACAACTCCAAACTTTCTGGGCAAATCAATATCAAGAAATCGAGCATGTTACTGATTTCAAGAATCATAGCCTGCCATTGGCAAGGATCAAGAAAATCATGAAAGCCGATGAAGATGTTAGGATGATATCTGCTGAAGCACCAGTTGTATTTGCTCGTGCCTGTGAGATGTTCATACTTGAATTGACACTGCGAGCATGGAACCACACTGAGGAGAACAAAAGGAGGACTCTGCAGAAAAATGACATCGCTGCAGCCATAACAAGGACCGACATATTTGATTTCTTAGTTGACATTGTCCCAAGGGAGGACCTGAAAGATGAGGTGCTTGCATCAATCCCTAGAGGAACACTTCCTGTTGGAGGCCCAACTGAGGGTCTTCCATTCTATTACGGCATGCCACCGCAATCTGCTTCACCTATTGGAGCTTCAGGTATGTACATGGGAAAGCCTGTTGATCAAGCACTTTATGCCCAGCAGCCCCGTCCATATATGGCTCAGCCAATTTGGCCCCAGCAGCAACAACCACCCTCAGATTCGTAA
- the LOC129887156 gene encoding nuclear transcription factor Y subunit C-9-like isoform X1, with product MDHHGNGQPPGIGVVTSSAPTYGAPYQANQMAGPSPPAVSAGAIQSPQAAGLSASSAQMAQHQLAYQHIHQQQQQQLQQQLQTFWANQYQEIEHVTDFKNHSLPLARIKKIMKADEDVRMISAEAPVVFARACEMFILELTLRAWNHTEENKRRTLQKNDIAAAITRTDIFDFLVDIVPREDLKDEVLASIPRGTLPVGGPTEGLPFYYGMPPQSASPIGASGMYMGKPVDQALYAQQPRPYMAQPIWPQQQQPPSDS from the coding sequence ATGGATCATCATGGAAATGGACAGCCTCCAGGTATTGGAGTCGTTACTAGCTCAGCTCCAACATATGGTGCTCCATACCAAGCTAACCAAATGGCAGGGCCCTCTCCTCCTGCAGTTTCAGCTGGTGCAATTCAATCTCCTCAAGCAGCTGGTCTTTCTGCTTCGTCAGCCCAGATGGCGCAACATCAGCTCGCTTATCAGCACATTcatcagcagcagcagcagcaattGCAGCAACAACTCCAAACTTTCTGGGCAAATCAATATCAAGAAATCGAGCATGTTACTGATTTCAAGAATCATAGCCTGCCATTGGCAAGGATCAAGAAAATCATGAAAGCCGATGAAGATGTTAGGATGATATCTGCTGAAGCACCAGTTGTATTTGCTCGTGCCTGTGAGATGTTCATACTTGAATTGACACTGCGAGCATGGAACCACACTGAGGAGAACAAAAGGAGGACTCTGCAGAAAAATGACATCGCTGCAGCCATAACAAGGACCGACATATTTGATTTCTTAGTTGACATTGTCCCAAGGGAGGACCTGAAAGATGAGGTGCTTGCATCAATCCCTAGAGGAACACTTCCTGTTGGAGGCCCAACTGAGGGTCTTCCATTCTATTACGGCATGCCACCGCAATCTGCTTCACCTATTGGAGCTTCAGGTATGTACATGGGAAAGCCTGTTGATCAAGCACTTTATGCCCAGCAGCCCCGTCCATATATGGCTCAGCCAATTTGGCCCCAGCAGCAACAACCACCCTCAGATTCGTAA